A portion of the Streptomyces sp. YPW6 genome contains these proteins:
- a CDS encoding ABC transporter permease, with protein MAALTPVSTAPVSAPVRTARRPRYWRGAVLTVAGLYFLTPLVSSFVFTVQVPGQGLTVAAYSGILSADGFTESLFLSLSLAAATIALALLLVVPALVAVRLGPPRLRAVVEIVCMLPLVVPPIALVTGIATVLRWGPDHFSRTPLYQTFLAVQNESFPVVLVLAYTVLALPFVHRSLDAGLRAVDVPTLVEAARNCGAGRLYVILRVILPNLRSSLAAASFLTLALVLGEYTVASLLGFRPFAVWIVSVSGAEARMSVAVSLLSLLITWVLLLALSRAGSGPSAPAPDSAPAAVAAAPASGSAPAPAAAGPVATTPAAAPTPVPGKE; from the coding sequence ATGGCTGCGCTGACCCCCGTCTCCACCGCTCCCGTCTCCGCCCCGGTGAGGACGGCCCGCCGCCCCCGCTACTGGCGCGGCGCCGTCCTCACCGTCGCCGGGCTCTACTTCCTCACCCCGCTGGTCTCCTCGTTCGTCTTCACCGTCCAGGTTCCGGGGCAGGGCCTCACCGTCGCCGCGTACAGCGGAATCCTGTCGGCCGACGGCTTCACCGAGAGCCTGTTCCTCTCGCTCTCGCTGGCCGCCGCCACCATCGCGCTCGCCCTGCTGCTCGTCGTGCCGGCCCTGGTCGCCGTCCGGCTCGGGCCGCCCCGGCTGCGCGCCGTCGTCGAGATCGTCTGCATGCTGCCGCTGGTGGTGCCGCCGATCGCGCTGGTCACCGGGATCGCCACCGTGCTGCGCTGGGGGCCCGACCACTTCTCCCGCACCCCGCTCTACCAGACCTTCCTCGCCGTGCAGAACGAGTCGTTCCCGGTGGTGCTCGTCCTCGCGTACACCGTGCTGGCGCTGCCGTTCGTGCACCGCTCGCTGGACGCCGGACTGCGCGCGGTCGACGTGCCGACGCTGGTGGAGGCGGCCCGGAACTGCGGGGCGGGGCGGCTGTACGTGATCCTCCGCGTCATCCTGCCCAACCTGCGCTCCTCGCTCGCCGCGGCCTCCTTCCTCACTCTGGCGCTGGTGCTCGGGGAGTACACCGTCGCCTCGCTGCTGGGCTTCCGCCCGTTCGCGGTGTGGATCGTCTCCGTCTCCGGCGCCGAGGCGCGGATGTCGGTCGCGGTGTCCCTGCTCTCCCTGCTCATCACCTGGGTCCTGCTGCTCGCCCTCTCCCGGGCCGGAAGCGGTCCGTCCGCCCCGGCCCCCGATTCCGCCCCCGCGGCCGTGGCCGCCGCACCGGCCTCCGGGTCCGCCCCGGCCCCGGCCGCCGCCGGACCCGTCGCCACCACCCCGGCCGCCGCCCCCACTCCCGTACCCGGCAAGGAGTAG
- a CDS encoding GntR family transcriptional regulator: protein MGRSRYEEIAESLRQAIRSGVRPPGSRLPSESDLAATWEVSRGTVRQAVALLASEGLIGSRQGARRVVLCQERRQSFEQLNSFAQWARAMGYEASSRILARTTRPATDEEAARLGAEPGSGILDVLRLRHLDGEPVMVERTVYADWVAPVVRALPEDCVSVMDSIAERADIVAHHGEHLIDAVAAGSEDARLLRVRRASPLLRQRHLTYTAAGRAIEWTDDRYRAGSVVFNVMNSAAAAPLERRAGPGVAG from the coding sequence GTGGGCCGTTCACGCTACGAGGAGATCGCCGAGTCTCTGCGGCAGGCGATCCGCAGCGGCGTCCGTCCGCCGGGCTCCCGGCTGCCGTCGGAGAGTGACCTGGCCGCGACGTGGGAGGTCTCGCGCGGCACGGTCCGCCAGGCGGTGGCGCTGCTGGCCTCGGAGGGCCTGATCGGCTCCCGGCAGGGGGCGCGCCGGGTGGTCCTGTGCCAGGAGCGCCGGCAGAGTTTCGAGCAGCTCAACAGCTTCGCCCAGTGGGCGCGGGCGATGGGCTACGAGGCCTCCAGCCGCATCCTCGCCCGCACGACGCGCCCCGCGACCGACGAGGAGGCGGCCCGCCTGGGCGCCGAGCCGGGCAGCGGCATCCTGGACGTCCTGCGGCTGCGGCATCTGGACGGCGAGCCGGTGATGGTGGAGCGCACGGTGTACGCGGACTGGGTCGCCCCGGTGGTCCGCGCGCTGCCCGAGGACTGCGTCTCGGTCATGGACAGCATCGCGGAGCGCGCGGACATCGTGGCGCACCACGGTGAGCACCTGATCGACGCGGTGGCGGCGGGCAGCGAGGACGCCCGGCTGCTGCGGGTCCGCCGGGCCAGCCCGCTGCTGCGCCAGCGTCACCTGACGTACACGGCGGCGGGCCGGGCCATCGAGTGGACCGACGACCGCTACCGGGCGGGCAGTGTCGTCTTCAACGTGATGAACAGCGCGGCGGCGGCGCCGCTGGAGCGGCGGGCGGGGCCGGGCGTGGCGGGCTGA
- a CDS encoding ABC transporter permease subunit gives MTVPHPSAAPGPGAAAVRGGGRIRRRPSRVWLGALPLLVFAGLCFGLPAGALLYGALTRTDPVAGTTAFTGEHLSRSLQGPYLTSLLGSVQLSALTAALATVLGVLIAQAVVTSRRGALRGAVLTASGVLANFGGIPLAFAFVATLGISGVVTELGHLDALGWNLYSFTGLTVIYLYFLVPLMVLVVVPALDGLRPQWREAALSTGASVPQFWRHVGLPVLAPSLLGGFVLLFGSAFAAHATAAALVGGSVPLVTLKIADALSGNVLVGQENVALALSLDMIVIAGLVMAVYLPLQRRSSRWLR, from the coding sequence ATGACCGTCCCGCACCCGTCCGCCGCCCCGGGACCCGGGGCGGCCGCCGTGAGGGGCGGCGGCCGCATCCGCCGCCGCCCGTCCCGTGTCTGGCTCGGCGCGCTCCCGCTGCTCGTGTTCGCCGGGCTCTGCTTCGGACTGCCCGCCGGGGCCCTGCTGTACGGGGCGCTCACCCGCACCGATCCGGTCGCCGGGACCACCGCGTTCACCGGCGAGCACCTGTCGCGCTCACTCCAGGGCCCGTACCTCACCTCGCTCCTCGGCAGCGTCCAGCTCTCCGCGCTGACCGCGGCCCTCGCCACCGTGCTCGGGGTGCTGATCGCCCAGGCCGTCGTCACCTCCCGGCGCGGCGCCCTGCGCGGCGCGGTCCTCACCGCCTCCGGGGTGCTCGCCAACTTCGGCGGGATCCCGCTCGCCTTCGCCTTCGTCGCGACCCTCGGGATCTCCGGCGTCGTCACGGAACTCGGACACCTGGACGCCCTCGGCTGGAACCTCTACTCCTTCACCGGGCTCACCGTCATCTACCTCTACTTCCTCGTCCCGCTCATGGTCCTCGTCGTCGTCCCCGCGCTGGACGGGCTCCGCCCCCAGTGGCGGGAGGCCGCGCTCAGCACCGGGGCCTCCGTCCCGCAGTTCTGGCGCCACGTCGGCCTGCCCGTCCTCGCGCCCTCGCTGCTCGGCGGGTTCGTCCTGCTCTTCGGCAGCGCCTTCGCCGCGCACGCCACGGCCGCCGCCCTGGTCGGCGGCTCCGTACCGCTGGTCACGCTGAAGATCGCCGACGCCCTCTCGGGCAACGTCCTGGTCGGCCAGGAGAACGTGGCCCTGGCGCTGAGCCTCGACATGATCGTGATCGCCGGACTGGTGATGGCGGTCTACCTGCCCCTCCAGCGACGGAGTTCCCGATGGCTGCGCTGA
- the dusB gene encoding tRNA dihydrouridine synthase DusB yields MTTLAPALPQLRIGPHTVQPPVVLAPMAGITNAPFRTLCREFSGGKGLFVSEMITTRALVERNEKTLQLVHFDATETPRSIQLYGVDPVTVGKAVRMIVEEDLADHIDLNFGCPVPKVTRKGGGSALPYKRPLLRAILREAVSGAGDLPVTIKMRKGIDDDHLTFLDAGRIAVEEGVTAVALHGRTTAQHYGGTADWDAIARLKEHVPEIPVLGNGDIWCADDALRMMRETGCDGVVVGRGCLGRPWLFADLVSAMEGRAERHAPTLREVADVMVRHATLLGEWIGDEARGVIDFRKHVAWYLKGFAVGSEMRRRLAVTSSLEELAGQLHELDLDQPWPDGADGPRGRTSGNNRVVLPDGWLKDPYDCAGVSADAELDTSGG; encoded by the coding sequence ATGACCACGCTCGCCCCCGCCCTCCCGCAGCTCCGCATCGGCCCGCACACCGTGCAGCCGCCGGTCGTGCTGGCCCCGATGGCCGGCATCACCAACGCCCCCTTCCGCACCCTGTGCCGGGAGTTCTCCGGGGGCAAGGGGCTGTTCGTCAGCGAGATGATCACGACGCGGGCGCTGGTCGAGCGCAACGAGAAGACCCTGCAGCTCGTCCACTTCGACGCGACCGAGACACCCCGCTCGATCCAGCTCTACGGAGTGGACCCGGTCACCGTCGGCAAGGCCGTCCGCATGATCGTGGAGGAGGACCTCGCCGATCACATCGACCTGAACTTCGGCTGCCCCGTCCCCAAGGTCACCCGCAAGGGCGGCGGCTCCGCGCTTCCGTACAAGCGGCCCCTGCTGCGGGCCATCCTCCGGGAAGCCGTCTCGGGCGCCGGGGACCTCCCCGTCACCATCAAGATGCGCAAGGGCATCGACGACGACCACCTCACCTTCCTCGACGCCGGACGCATCGCCGTCGAGGAGGGCGTGACCGCCGTCGCCCTGCACGGGCGCACCACCGCCCAGCACTACGGCGGCACCGCCGACTGGGACGCCATCGCCCGGCTCAAGGAGCACGTCCCGGAGATCCCCGTGCTCGGCAACGGCGACATCTGGTGCGCCGACGACGCGCTGCGGATGATGCGCGAGACCGGGTGCGACGGGGTCGTCGTGGGGCGCGGGTGCCTCGGGCGGCCCTGGCTCTTCGCCGATCTGGTCAGCGCCATGGAGGGGCGCGCCGAACGGCACGCGCCCACCCTGCGCGAGGTCGCGGACGTCATGGTGCGCCACGCGACGCTGCTGGGGGAGTGGATCGGCGACGAGGCGCGCGGCGTCATCGACTTCCGCAAGCACGTGGCCTGGTACCTCAAGGGCTTCGCCGTCGGCTCCGAGATGCGCAGGAGGCTCGCCGTCACCTCCTCGCTGGAGGAGCTGGCGGGCCAGCTGCACGAGCTGGACCTCGACCAGCCCTGGCCGGACGGCGCCGACGGGCCCCGCGGGCGGACCTCCGGCAACAACCGGGTCGTCCTCCCGGACGGCTGGCTCAAGGACCCCTACGACTGCGCTGGTGTCAGCGCCGACGCCGAGCTGGACACCTCCGGCGGCTGA
- a CDS encoding ABC transporter ATP-binding protein: MSALPVQPTAAAGRRPDAARLAGDAPPATGARVEFRSLRRAFGPTVALDGLDLTAEPGELLALLGPSGCGKTTALRVLAGFEQPDSGEVLVDGEDITRVPANRRDAGMVFQSYSLFPHLNARDNVAFGLRVRKAPAAERHATAAELLDLVGLPDHGGRFPHQMSGGQQQRVALARALALRPRVLLLDEPLSALDAKVRLTLREEIRRLQLSLGITTIFVTHDQEEALSMADRVAVLNAGRLEQCAPPAELYERPATAFVAEFVGTMNRLPGRLTGTGSVEVAGCTLPVLPADGEVLGGSGPVDVLIRPEGVRVEAEPGGPATVVSASFLGSVTRVLLDLPDGVAVKADLASRDAADLLPGVRARVTPVPRPVLVVPAGPAAGSRTDGRAGKAAA, translated from the coding sequence ATGTCAGCCCTGCCAGTCCAGCCCACCGCCGCAGCCGGCCGCCGCCCCGACGCGGCCCGGCTCGCCGGGGATGCGCCGCCCGCCACCGGAGCCCGGGTGGAGTTCCGCTCGCTGCGCCGGGCGTTCGGCCCGACCGTGGCCCTCGACGGGCTCGACCTCACCGCCGAACCCGGCGAACTGCTCGCCCTCCTCGGCCCCTCCGGCTGCGGCAAGACCACCGCGCTGCGGGTGCTCGCCGGGTTCGAGCAGCCGGATTCCGGTGAGGTCCTGGTCGATGGCGAGGACATCACCCGCGTCCCCGCCAACCGGCGCGACGCCGGAATGGTCTTCCAGTCCTACAGCCTCTTCCCCCACCTGAACGCCCGCGACAACGTCGCCTTCGGCCTGCGCGTGCGGAAGGCGCCCGCCGCCGAACGGCACGCCACCGCCGCCGAACTCCTCGACCTGGTCGGGCTGCCCGACCACGGCGGCCGCTTCCCGCACCAGATGTCCGGCGGCCAGCAGCAGCGGGTCGCCCTGGCCCGCGCGCTCGCCCTGCGCCCCCGGGTGCTGCTGCTGGACGAACCGCTCTCGGCGCTCGACGCCAAGGTCCGGCTCACCCTCCGCGAGGAGATCCGCCGCCTGCAGCTCTCGCTCGGGATCACCACCATCTTCGTCACCCACGACCAGGAGGAGGCCCTCTCCATGGCCGACCGGGTCGCCGTCCTCAACGCGGGCCGCCTGGAGCAGTGCGCGCCCCCGGCCGAGCTGTACGAACGGCCCGCCACGGCCTTCGTCGCGGAGTTCGTCGGCACCATGAACCGGCTGCCCGGCCGTCTGACCGGCACCGGTTCGGTCGAGGTCGCCGGCTGCACCCTGCCGGTTCTGCCGGCCGACGGCGAGGTCCTCGGCGGCAGCGGGCCCGTGGACGTGCTGATCCGGCCCGAGGGCGTTCGCGTCGAGGCCGAGCCCGGGGGGCCGGCCACCGTCGTCTCCGCGTCGTTCCTCGGCTCGGTCACCCGGGTCCTGCTCGACCTCCCGGACGGTGTCGCGGTCAAGGCCGACCTGGCGTCCCGGGACGCGGCGGACCTGCTGCCCGGCGTACGGGCCCGCGTCACGCCCGTACCGCGTCCGGTGCTCGTCGTTCCCGCGGGTCCCGCCGCCGGTTCGCGGACGGACGGCCGGGCCGGGAAGGCGGCGGCATGA
- a CDS encoding HAD family phosphatase: protein MSMPAAVLFDMDGTLVDTEVLWWETAHEVAAGLGHRLTEADAPEVVGRAVADTAAHLIAVTGGTAAGLPGVVAELTGSFHRKVDAGAPLRPGAAALLAALERHRVPFALVSASPRSVVDAVVAGSLAKVPFAFTLSADDTVRTKPHPDPYMAAATRFGVPASACVAVEDSPDGTASAHAAGCAVLVVPSLLPVDPARGRTFARSLEEVDPGVLGDCLRRPEESGS from the coding sequence ATGAGCATGCCCGCCGCCGTGCTGTTCGACATGGACGGCACCCTCGTCGACACCGAGGTGCTCTGGTGGGAGACGGCCCACGAGGTCGCCGCCGGACTGGGCCACCGGCTCACCGAAGCGGACGCCCCGGAGGTCGTCGGCCGGGCCGTCGCGGACACCGCCGCTCATCTGATCGCGGTGACGGGAGGCACGGCGGCCGGGCTGCCCGGGGTCGTCGCGGAGCTGACCGGCTCCTTCCACCGCAAGGTCGACGCGGGCGCCCCGCTGCGCCCCGGGGCCGCCGCGCTGCTGGCGGCCCTGGAGCGGCACCGGGTGCCGTTCGCCCTCGTCAGCGCGTCCCCGCGCAGCGTCGTGGACGCGGTGGTGGCCGGGTCGCTGGCGAAGGTGCCCTTCGCCTTCACGCTCTCCGCCGACGACACCGTACGGACCAAGCCGCACCCCGATCCGTACATGGCGGCGGCGACCCGGTTCGGGGTCCCGGCGTCGGCCTGTGTGGCCGTCGAGGATTCCCCGGACGGCACCGCGTCCGCGCACGCCGCGGGGTGTGCCGTGCTCGTGGTGCCCTCGCTGCTGCCGGTCGATCCCGCGCGGGGCAGGACCTTCGCCCGTAGCCTGGAAGAGGTGGATCCCGGGGTGCTCGGCGACTGCCTGAGGCGTCCCGAGGAGTCCGGATCCTGA
- a CDS encoding ABC transporter substrate-binding protein: MHRARPRPRPRATGRAVAALALSTAALTALTACGAAPEEEAATGVNGVKSTEATSAADFGGMEELVAAAEKEGELNVIALPPDWANYGEIIEAFQAKYKVKIKSETPDASSSDEIAAVKSRKGQKRAPDVLDLGIAFARSGAAEDLFAPYKVASWDKIPDSQKEADGRWYNDYGGYVSIGCDAARITTCPETFADLLKPEYKGKVALNGNPTKSGSAFGGVYAASLANKGSFGDIQPGIDFFGKLKKSGNFIPVESTPATVEKGETPISIDWDYLNAGYADQFKSKGVDWQVSVPSDGVYAQFYSQAVNKDAPHPAAARLWMEYLYSAEGQNLWLKGYARPVLLPAMTEDGTADKAFVAKLPKVEGTPAFPSSEELDRANATLAENWDKAVS, from the coding sequence GTGCACAGAGCCCGACCCCGCCCCCGTCCTCGCGCCACCGGCCGTGCCGTGGCCGCACTCGCCCTCTCCACCGCCGCCCTCACCGCCCTCACCGCGTGCGGCGCCGCACCCGAGGAAGAGGCCGCCACCGGGGTGAACGGGGTGAAGTCGACGGAGGCGACCTCGGCCGCCGACTTCGGCGGGATGGAGGAACTCGTCGCCGCCGCCGAGAAGGAGGGCGAGCTGAACGTGATCGCCCTGCCGCCGGACTGGGCGAACTACGGCGAGATCATCGAGGCCTTCCAGGCCAAGTACAAGGTGAAGATCAAGAGCGAGACCCCGGACGCCTCCAGCTCCGACGAGATAGCCGCCGTCAAGTCCCGCAAGGGACAGAAGCGCGCCCCCGACGTCCTCGACCTCGGCATCGCCTTCGCCCGCAGCGGCGCCGCCGAGGACCTCTTCGCCCCGTACAAGGTCGCCTCCTGGGACAAGATCCCCGACAGCCAGAAGGAGGCGGACGGCCGCTGGTACAACGACTACGGCGGGTACGTCTCCATCGGCTGCGACGCCGCCCGCATCACCACCTGCCCCGAGACCTTCGCGGACCTGCTGAAGCCCGAGTACAAGGGGAAGGTCGCCCTCAACGGCAACCCGACCAAGTCCGGCTCCGCGTTCGGCGGCGTGTACGCGGCCTCCCTCGCCAACAAGGGCTCGTTCGGCGACATCCAGCCCGGCATCGACTTCTTCGGCAAGCTGAAGAAGAGCGGCAACTTCATCCCCGTCGAGTCCACCCCGGCCACCGTCGAGAAGGGCGAGACGCCGATCAGCATCGACTGGGACTACCTGAACGCCGGGTACGCCGACCAGTTCAAGAGCAAGGGCGTCGACTGGCAGGTCTCGGTGCCGTCCGACGGCGTGTACGCCCAGTTCTACTCGCAGGCCGTCAACAAGGACGCACCCCACCCGGCCGCCGCCCGGCTCTGGATGGAGTACCTGTACAGCGCCGAGGGCCAGAACCTCTGGCTCAAGGGATACGCCCGCCCCGTGCTGCTGCCCGCCATGACCGAGGACGGCACCGCCGACAAGGCCTTCGTCGCCAAGCTGCCGAAGGTCGAGGGCACCCCGGCCTTCCCCTCCTCCGAGGAACTGGACCGGGCCAACGCCACCCTCGCCGAGAACTGGGACAAGGCCGTCTCCTGA
- a CDS encoding helix-turn-helix transcriptional regulator, with the protein MLRIHVSRLDLSRVRMATRPDALWETILSFHRLRDRRASTVFGKWRTESRARLNGEAQLLAAVVPPRGYFPDFLTPSQEGAEPFGLDVGMEALRDTPADRVHAELELLAADRTRHRTDRSVGQRAAGAGRAATALPAALMEGRAEPLTRLIGALRSYHQAAVEPYWPHIRASIEADRAVRGRALLDGGTDELLATLPPTIRWRSPVLEADYPVDRDLHLDGRGLLLQPSFFCRGTPVVYRDPSLPPVLVYPVTNPGAPVFAEPGPWLGRLVGHTRSAVLSSIGTGCTTSELARRAGVSLASASQHASVLREAGLVLTLRHGSSVLHTLTPLGGSLLRGGAPLTLH; encoded by the coding sequence GTGCTGCGGATCCATGTGTCCAGGCTGGACCTTTCGCGGGTGCGGATGGCCACGAGACCGGACGCGTTGTGGGAAACCATTCTGAGTTTTCACCGGCTCAGGGACCGGCGCGCTTCGACGGTGTTCGGGAAATGGCGTACGGAATCCCGGGCACGGTTGAATGGTGAAGCGCAGCTGCTGGCGGCGGTCGTTCCGCCCCGGGGCTATTTCCCGGATTTCCTGACGCCCTCTCAGGAAGGCGCCGAGCCCTTCGGGCTCGACGTCGGCATGGAGGCCCTGCGCGACACCCCCGCCGACCGGGTCCACGCGGAGCTGGAGCTGCTGGCCGCCGACCGCACACGGCACCGTACAGACCGGTCGGTCGGTCAGCGCGCGGCCGGGGCGGGCCGCGCGGCCACGGCGCTGCCCGCCGCGCTCATGGAAGGCCGTGCCGAGCCGCTCACCCGGCTCATCGGCGCGCTCCGCAGCTACCACCAAGCGGCCGTCGAGCCCTACTGGCCGCACATCCGGGCCAGCATCGAGGCGGACCGGGCCGTACGCGGCCGGGCCCTGCTGGACGGCGGCACGGACGAGCTGCTGGCCACCCTGCCCCCGACGATCCGGTGGCGCTCACCCGTGCTGGAGGCGGACTACCCGGTCGACCGCGACCTGCATCTGGACGGGCGCGGGCTGCTGCTCCAGCCCTCCTTCTTCTGCCGGGGCACGCCCGTCGTCTACCGGGACCCCTCGCTGCCGCCGGTCCTCGTCTATCCGGTGACCAACCCCGGCGCCCCGGTCTTCGCCGAGCCGGGCCCCTGGCTCGGCCGTCTCGTCGGCCACACCCGCTCGGCCGTCCTCTCCTCGATAGGGACGGGCTGCACCACCAGCGAACTCGCCCGCAGGGCCGGGGTGTCGCTGGCGTCCGCGAGCCAGCACGCCTCCGTGCTGCGCGAGGCGGGCCTGGTCCTGACGCTGCGCCACGGCAGCTCGGTCCTGCACACCCTGACCCCGCTCGGCGGCTCCCTGCTGCGCGGCGGGGCCCCGCTCACCCTTCACTAG
- the ppdK gene encoding pyruvate, phosphate dikinase, whose translation MSENNDPQKFVYDFTEGNKDLKDLLGGKGANLAEMTNLGLPVPPGFTITTEACQVYLESGDAPTALRDEVSAHLTALEERMGKQLGQADDPLLVSVRSGAKFSMPGMMDTVLNIGLSDASVAGLATQSGDERFAWDSYRRLIQMFGKTVLGVDGELFEEALEAAKHAKKVTVDTDLAAADLKKLVKQFKKIVESEAGREFPQDAREQMDLAINAVFDSWNTDRAKLYRRQERIPGDLGTAVNVCSMVFGNLGPDSGTGVAFTRDPASGHQGVYGDYLQNAQGEDVVAGIRNTVPLADLESIDKKSYDQLMQIMETLENHYKDLCDIEFTIERGQLWMLQTRVGKRTAGAAFRIATQLVDQGLIDEAEALQRVNGAQLAQLMFPRFDIEAKTELLGRGIAASPGAAVGKAVFDSYTAIKWSRSGEKVILIRRETNPDDLEGMIAAEGILTSRGGKTSHAAVVARGMGKTCVCGAEDLEVDTKRRRMTVGGIVIEEGDLVSIDGSTGKVYRGEVPVVPSPVVEYFEGRMHAGADDADELVAAVHRIMAYADRVRRLRVRANADNAEDALRARRFGAQGIGLCRTEHMFLGERREMVEKLILADTDEERETALAALLPLQKADFIELFESMDGLPVTVRLLDPPLHEFLPDITELSVRVALAESRKDANENDLRLLQAVHKLHEQNPMLGLRGVRLGLVIPGLFAMQVRAIAEAAAHRKNAKGDPRAEIMIPLVGTVQELEIVREEADRVIEEVQAATGTDLKLTIGTMIELPRAALTAGQIAEAAQFFSFGTNDLTQTVWGFSRDDVEASFFTAYLEKGIFGVSPFETIDKDGVGSLVRSAVEAGRATRPDLKLGVCGEHGGDPESVHFFHQVGLDYVSCSPFRIPVARLEAGRAAAESRGSDSR comes from the coding sequence GTGTCGGAAAACAACGATCCCCAGAAGTTCGTCTACGACTTCACCGAGGGCAACAAGGATCTGAAGGATCTTCTGGGCGGCAAGGGCGCCAACCTCGCCGAGATGACCAACCTCGGGTTGCCCGTCCCTCCGGGCTTCACGATCACCACCGAGGCCTGTCAGGTCTACCTGGAGAGCGGTGACGCGCCGACCGCGCTGCGCGACGAGGTGAGTGCGCACCTCACGGCGCTGGAAGAGCGCATGGGCAAGCAGCTCGGCCAGGCCGACGACCCGCTCCTGGTCTCCGTCCGCTCGGGTGCCAAGTTCTCCATGCCGGGCATGATGGACACGGTCCTCAACATCGGGCTCTCCGACGCCTCCGTGGCGGGTCTCGCCACCCAGTCCGGTGACGAGCGCTTCGCCTGGGACTCCTACCGCCGCCTCATCCAGATGTTCGGCAAGACCGTCCTCGGGGTCGACGGCGAGCTCTTCGAGGAGGCCCTGGAGGCCGCCAAGCACGCGAAGAAGGTCACGGTCGACACGGACCTCGCCGCGGCCGACCTGAAGAAGCTGGTCAAGCAGTTCAAGAAGATCGTCGAGTCCGAGGCCGGGCGCGAGTTCCCGCAGGACGCGCGCGAGCAGATGGACCTCGCCATAAACGCGGTCTTCGACTCGTGGAACACCGACCGGGCCAAGCTCTACCGCCGCCAGGAGCGCATCCCCGGCGACCTCGGCACCGCCGTCAACGTCTGCTCGATGGTCTTCGGCAACCTGGGCCCCGACTCCGGTACGGGCGTCGCCTTCACCCGCGACCCGGCCAGCGGCCACCAGGGCGTCTACGGCGACTACCTCCAGAACGCGCAGGGCGAGGACGTCGTCGCCGGTATCCGCAACACGGTGCCGCTCGCCGACCTGGAGTCGATCGACAAGAAGTCGTACGACCAGCTCATGCAGATCATGGAGACCCTGGAGAACCACTACAAGGATCTCTGCGACATCGAGTTCACCATCGAGCGCGGCCAGCTCTGGATGCTCCAGACCCGGGTCGGCAAGCGCACCGCCGGCGCCGCCTTCCGCATCGCCACCCAGCTCGTCGACCAGGGCCTGATCGACGAGGCCGAGGCCCTCCAGCGGGTGAACGGCGCGCAGCTCGCCCAGCTGATGTTCCCGCGCTTCGACATCGAGGCGAAGACCGAGCTGCTCGGCCGGGGCATCGCCGCGTCCCCGGGCGCCGCCGTCGGCAAGGCTGTCTTCGACTCGTACACCGCGATCAAGTGGTCCCGCTCCGGCGAGAAGGTCATCCTGATCCGCCGCGAGACCAACCCCGACGACCTCGAAGGCATGATCGCCGCCGAGGGCATCCTCACCTCGCGCGGCGGCAAGACCTCGCACGCGGCGGTCGTGGCGCGCGGCATGGGCAAGACCTGTGTCTGCGGCGCCGAGGACCTGGAGGTCGACACCAAGCGCCGCCGGATGACGGTCGGCGGCATCGTGATCGAGGAGGGCGACCTCGTCTCGATCGACGGCTCCACCGGCAAGGTCTACCGGGGCGAGGTGCCCGTCGTGCCGTCCCCGGTCGTCGAGTACTTCGAGGGCCGCATGCACGCGGGCGCCGACGACGCCGACGAACTGGTCGCCGCCGTGCACCGGATCATGGCGTACGCGGACCGGGTACGCCGGCTGCGCGTACGGGCCAACGCCGACAACGCCGAGGACGCCCTGCGGGCCCGCCGCTTCGGCGCCCAGGGCATCGGCCTGTGCCGGACCGAGCACATGTTCCTCGGCGAGCGCCGCGAGATGGTCGAGAAGCTGATCCTCGCGGACACCGACGAGGAGCGCGAGACCGCGCTGGCGGCACTCCTGCCGCTCCAGAAGGCCGACTTCATCGAGCTGTTCGAGTCGATGGACGGACTGCCCGTCACGGTCCGCCTCCTGGACCCGCCGCTGCACGAGTTCCTGCCCGACATCACCGAGCTGTCGGTGCGCGTCGCGCTCGCCGAGTCCCGCAAGGACGCCAACGAGAACGACCTGCGTCTCCTCCAGGCCGTGCACAAGCTGCACGAGCAGAACCCGATGCTCGGCCTGCGCGGCGTGCGCCTCGGGCTCGTCATCCCCGGCCTGTTCGCCATGCAGGTCCGGGCGATCGCGGAGGCCGCCGCGCACCGCAAGAACGCCAAGGGCGACCCGCGCGCCGAGATCATGATCCCGCTGGTCGGCACGGTCCAGGAGCTGGAGATCGTCCGCGAGGAGGCCGACCGGGTCATCGAGGAGGTCCAGGCGGCCACCGGCACCGACCTCAAGCTGACCATCGGCACCATGATCGAGCTGCCGCGCGCCGCGCTGACGGCCGGCCAGATCGCCGAGGCCGCGCAGTTCTTCTCCTTCGGCACGAACGACCTGACCCAGACGGTGTGGGGCTTCTCCCGCGACGACGTGGAGGCCTCGTTCTTCACCGCGTACCTGGAGAAGGGCATCTTCGGGGTCTCCCCGTTCGAGACGATCGACAAGGACGGCGTCGGCTCGCTGGTCCGCAGCGCCGTCGAGGCCGGCCGGGCCACCCGCCCGGACCTCAAGCTCGGCGTCTGCGGTGAGCACGGCGGAGACCCGGAGTCGGTGCACTTCTTCCACCAGGTGGGCCTGGACTACGTCTCCTGCTCGCCGTTCCGCATCCCCGTCGCCCGCCTGGAGGCGGGCCGGGCCGCAGCCGAGTCCCGGGGCAGTGACAGCCGCTGA